The Plasmodium gaboni strain SY75 chromosome Unknown, whole genome shotgun sequence genome segment TCCCCTGGTCGCCTTAGATATTTGGAAATTCAAAGAAAGCTTTATAATGGTATTGATGAAAAACAACAAAGGGAGCTTCAGCATTATTCAGATGGTGAATTTGATTCTAAGAGAGAAAAATGTATGAGCTATTTTTGTGTTACAATgacttttttttatattccCTTTATGATACgtacatattataaaaaaaaaaagcacAAAAActaatatttatatttataaataatattatattatgttatatatttttatatatataataaactattatatataaaattataaagaaaataagtatatttctattttaattaattaatatatatataatttatgtTAAGACCATGAATATTGTATAGTATGAACActaatattaatatattcataataacaatataagtaaataaataaaaatcattattttaaattatacatataccataaaaaaatcattagaaaaagaaaataatattttgcATCTCTATTACACTTTTTTTagttatataatttctttataatttttatattatatatttaaagaGATGATACacaattttataatatatcatagATTAATTGtttagaaatattataactacatatttatataataaaatatattgtttataatatatgttgaaaatattatacaattgttttataaaaatataaatacaataaaaattGTGTTTTAATGTTATGTtcaattaataatatatatatatatatattacaaaggttatatattatttttataatcgTGAGTATTTCCTATAATGATAATactaaatatataaaaaaaaaaaaaaccaaATTATCCACACATATGTAATgtaacaaatatattataaataaagatacacaaaatatattgttcaataatcaaaaatatggttatataacattatatgtaatgaataatacttttatccattttttttaaatgtataatTGTGTTGACACATATTAAatttagatatatatatttttatccaataaatatatatattcaatataataatatcatatattattataacaaaaatataattctaTAACCATTATAAagtaataaataaaatatatatatatatatatatatatgaatatatgtATTCTTTAGTACTGTTAACACAACaaacattaaaaaatattaaaataaaatgaaccatattgtttaaatttatttatatatagttttttttattttatcttaAAACCTGAAATTAAGTTCTGATGGTAATTGATATCCTTCTTATTTCTAATTTCGTTTATCATTGAttttacaattttttttgacATTGTAAGTGTTctaaaataatattatagtATATATACAATTCTCAGGTATAAAAcaccatatatatataacgtcgtacatataatatatatttttaaatgttccacattatatatttatatattgtgAAGTAATATAGTTTGTAAAAatagtattatatataatatataaaatattatatgtaataaaaaaaaaaaaaaaaattaatttacataaaaatataataagtTATACAATTTATAATGAAGGAGAGAAAAGGTTAGtattacacatatatatatatatat includes the following:
- a CDS encoding stevor, which produces KQKTPQGTENENTRISNKMSSKKEIYNNAQGGNSNISPGRLRYLEIQRKLYNGIDEKQQRELQHYSDGEFDSKREKCMSYFCVTMTFFYIPFMIRTYYKKKKHKN